In one window of Gemmatimonas sp. UBA7669 DNA:
- a CDS encoding heavy metal translocating P-type ATPase has protein sequence MNASHSHGAHDPTRTQTDDPSAHHVDAAGHTSEATLRAGEPAHRDHGTHDKHAGHSVAMFRDKFWLSLLLSVPTLVWGHMLQDALAYHAPSFAGSRWIPAVFGTAVFAYGGPPFLRGAVGELRDRMPGMMSLISLAIVVAFVFSTAVTLGYPGMPLWEELATLVTIMLLGHWMEMRSIDQAQGALGALAKLLPDQASRVHVMGDQEHVEVVPMSALAVGDIVLVRPGAHVPADGVVRSGTSTLDESMITGESVPVSKAVGDRVIAGTVNGAGALRVDVTAVGERTALSGIMRLVADAQQSKSRAQMLADRAAQYLTWVALGAGALTFIAWIAAGASGAKAVERLVTVLVIACPHALGLAVPLVLAISTTLGAQSGLLVRDRRGLENARLLDTVVFDKTGTLTLGDHRVVDQFTADGTTVDAALQLAAAVEHDAEHPVAKAIVKSANDRQLGPLRVHDFEAMPGIGVKAMVDGRVLYVGGPTLLERLSVSPSAAAAAFIEAGARTGQGTIHLVEEVPERSHATHRLLASFTVADAVRPESAEAVRALRAAGIQVVMMTGDTRAVAEVVAKSLGIDRVLTGVMPDGKAAEIQRLQQGGHRVAMVGDGVNDAPALAMADVGIAVGAGTDVAVEAGDVVLVRSDPRDVSRILTLSRVTYRKMVQNLWWAAGYNVVAIPLAAGVLAPWGITLSPAFGAVLMSVSTIIVALNAQSLRRTVL, from the coding sequence ATGAACGCGTCTCATAGCCATGGTGCCCACGACCCAACGCGGACACAGACCGATGATCCGTCTGCGCATCACGTGGATGCCGCGGGGCACACAAGCGAAGCCACTCTCCGCGCGGGAGAGCCGGCTCACCGCGATCACGGTACGCACGACAAGCACGCGGGCCACTCGGTGGCGATGTTCCGCGACAAGTTCTGGCTTTCGCTGCTCCTCAGCGTGCCGACGCTCGTCTGGGGGCACATGCTGCAGGACGCGCTCGCCTATCATGCGCCGTCGTTCGCCGGCTCACGCTGGATTCCGGCGGTGTTCGGCACCGCCGTGTTTGCGTACGGTGGCCCTCCGTTCTTGCGGGGGGCTGTCGGCGAGCTGAGGGATCGAATGCCCGGCATGATGTCGTTGATCTCACTCGCCATCGTCGTGGCGTTTGTGTTCAGCACGGCGGTCACGCTCGGCTACCCGGGCATGCCACTGTGGGAGGAACTCGCCACGCTCGTGACCATCATGCTGCTCGGTCACTGGATGGAAATGCGATCCATCGACCAGGCTCAGGGGGCGCTCGGAGCCTTGGCGAAACTGCTGCCGGATCAGGCCAGCCGCGTGCATGTGATGGGGGACCAGGAGCACGTGGAAGTGGTGCCGATGAGCGCGCTGGCCGTCGGCGATATCGTGCTCGTACGCCCCGGGGCGCACGTCCCCGCTGACGGCGTCGTGCGAAGCGGCACGAGCACGCTCGATGAGTCGATGATCACCGGCGAATCGGTTCCCGTAAGCAAGGCGGTCGGAGACCGTGTGATTGCCGGAACCGTCAACGGCGCGGGCGCGCTACGCGTGGACGTGACGGCCGTCGGTGAGCGCACCGCGCTTTCGGGCATCATGCGGCTCGTCGCGGACGCTCAGCAATCGAAATCACGCGCCCAGATGCTGGCCGACCGCGCGGCGCAGTATTTGACATGGGTGGCGCTCGGAGCGGGAGCGCTCACGTTCATCGCGTGGATCGCGGCGGGTGCGAGTGGCGCGAAGGCCGTGGAGCGGTTGGTCACGGTGCTGGTGATCGCGTGCCCGCACGCGCTCGGGCTCGCGGTTCCTCTGGTCCTCGCGATCTCCACCACGCTCGGAGCTCAGAGCGGTCTCCTCGTACGTGATCGTCGCGGACTGGAGAACGCACGGTTGCTCGACACCGTGGTGTTCGACAAGACCGGTACGCTCACGCTCGGCGACCATCGTGTCGTGGATCAATTCACCGCGGACGGAACCACGGTCGATGCAGCGCTGCAGCTGGCTGCGGCAGTCGAGCATGACGCCGAGCACCCGGTGGCCAAGGCCATCGTTAAGAGCGCGAATGACCGCCAGCTGGGTCCGCTCCGAGTGCATGATTTCGAGGCGATGCCGGGAATTGGCGTGAAAGCGATGGTGGACGGGCGCGTATTGTACGTCGGAGGTCCGACCCTTCTGGAACGGCTGTCGGTCTCACCGTCGGCTGCCGCAGCGGCATTCATCGAGGCCGGGGCGCGCACGGGGCAGGGGACCATACATCTCGTCGAGGAGGTTCCTGAGCGTTCCCACGCGACTCATCGCTTGCTGGCGTCGTTCACGGTCGCGGACGCTGTGCGTCCAGAGTCTGCCGAGGCCGTACGGGCATTGCGCGCGGCTGGCATACAGGTGGTGATGATGACCGGCGACACGCGTGCGGTTGCCGAGGTGGTCGCGAAGTCTCTCGGCATCGACCGGGTGTTGACCGGGGTGATGCCCGACGGCAAGGCGGCCGAGATCCAGCGGTTGCAGCAGGGAGGGCATCGCGTCGCGATGGTGGGCGATGGCGTGAACGATGCACCGGCGCTCGCCATGGCCGACGTCGGAATCGCGGTCGGCGCCGGTACCGACGTGGCGGTTGAAGCCGGTGACGTCGTGCTGGTGCGGAGTGATCCGCGAGACGTCTCTCGCATTCTGACGCTCTCTCGGGTGACCTATCGCAAGATGGTGCAAAACTTGTGGTGGGCGGCCGGATACAACGTGGTCGCCATCCCGCTGGCCGCCGGGGTGCTGGCCCCATGGGGCATCACCCTGTCCCCGGCATTCGGCGCGGTCCTGATGTCGGTGAGCACGATCATTGTGGCGCTGAACGCCCAGTCGTTGCGTCGGACAGTGCTGTGA
- a CDS encoding nuclear transport factor 2 family protein, with translation MTRLVRLATLTAALTLCGVAAPLSAQSNRSDSTAAVAAVEQFHAALAAGDSVRATALLATDVMVLESGAIQTRAEYLGHHLGADMAASKDSKAVRSLVQVRLIGGTAYVVSKSVTPPSGAERSNGSEMAELMVLSKDASGWSIRAVHWSSRRRRA, from the coding sequence ATGACCCGACTCGTTCGCCTCGCCACCCTCACTGCCGCGCTGACGTTGTGCGGTGTTGCCGCTCCGCTCTCGGCGCAATCCAACCGCAGTGATTCCACCGCGGCCGTCGCCGCCGTTGAGCAGTTTCACGCCGCCTTGGCCGCCGGCGACTCAGTTCGCGCAACCGCCCTGCTCGCCACTGATGTCATGGTGCTCGAGAGCGGCGCCATTCAGACTCGCGCCGAGTATCTCGGACATCACCTCGGTGCCGACATGGCGGCCAGCAAGGATTCCAAGGCCGTGCGCAGCCTGGTGCAGGTTCGCCTCATTGGCGGCACCGCCTACGTGGTATCCAAGTCGGTCACGCCGCCAAGTGGCGCCGAACGATCGAATGGCTCGGAGATGGCCGAGTTGATGGTGCTCTCCAAGGACGCCTCGGGGTGGAGCATCCGCGCGGTGCACTGGTCGTCGCGCCGTCGGCGGGCGTAG